A genomic stretch from Glaciecola nitratireducens FR1064 includes:
- a CDS encoding heme NO-binding domain-containing protein: protein MIGIIQKVLMDLLVSTGGESLKQSVLQHAGLPPDMHFRIDQNYSDIDCLKLIDAAVVETGLSANEVYALYATAFINQVRDLFPRFFEISKTSEEFLMRQATVHAVMASGLQHSEDRKQVTDKFSATQLSPRLVRIDYRSPNLLCGLFKALVHEVSSIYNETVSISCTRCVKEGQSECSFNLQWPQSKSDQHQHVKIKVINPDD, encoded by the coding sequence ATGATCGGTATTATTCAAAAAGTGTTAATGGACTTATTGGTGTCAACTGGCGGCGAAAGTCTAAAGCAGAGCGTTTTACAGCACGCTGGTTTACCACCCGACATGCATTTTCGTATCGATCAAAACTACTCCGATATTGACTGCTTAAAGTTAATTGATGCTGCGGTGGTTGAAACCGGTTTATCTGCAAATGAAGTATACGCACTATATGCAACGGCCTTCATTAACCAAGTCAGAGATTTATTTCCCCGATTTTTCGAAATATCTAAAACCTCTGAAGAATTTTTGATGCGCCAAGCCACTGTTCATGCAGTCATGGCCTCTGGCCTGCAACATAGTGAAGATAGAAAACAAGTCACTGACAAATTTTCAGCAACACAGCTTAGTCCAAGGCTCGTGAGAATAGATTATCGCTCCCCTAATCTACTTTGTGGCCTTTTCAAGGCTTTAGTTCATGAAGTTAGCAGCATATATAACGAAACCGTATCAATAAGCTGCACTCGATGTGTCAAGGAAGGTCAAAGTGAATGTAGCTTCAACCTTCAATGGCCGCAGTCAAAATCTGATCAGCATCAGCATGTCAAAATTAAAGTAATTAACCCCGATGATTAA